The window AATATACCAAACTGAGTTCAAAAGGGTCAACTGGTTTGATTTTTGTCCGGCCCCGGAAATATTGTTTTTTATTTTTCAGATACGGCCCTATAACATTTGACCTGATGGAAAAAGGCTTATATAAGTTAGGGTTGGATTATGGATGATAAATATTACATGATGCTTGCCTTGGATGAGGCAAAAAAAGCAAAAAAATATGACGAGGTCCCGGTGGGGGCAATTGTAGTGGACCAGGCCGGAGAGGTCATTGGGCAGGGGTATAACTGCCCGATATCTGAAAACGACCCCACAAGCCATGCTGAAATCAAGGCCATTCGTTCAGCCTGCAGGCGCATGAATAACTATCGACTGCCCAATACTTCGCTTTATGTGACCATAGAACCATGCATTATGTGCATGGGGGCAATCATCCATACCAGAATCCACCGGCTGATATTTGGCGCGCCGGATCCCAAATGGGGGGCTGCCGTCTCCCTTTACCAAATGGGGTCGGATTCACGACT is drawn from uncultured Desulfobacter sp. and contains these coding sequences:
- the tadA gene encoding tRNA adenosine(34) deaminase TadA; translation: MDDKYYMMLALDEAKKAKKYDEVPVGAIVVDQAGEVIGQGYNCPISENDPTSHAEIKAIRSACRRMNNYRLPNTSLYVTIEPCIMCMGAIIHTRIHRLIFGAPDPKWGAAVSLYQMGSDSRLNHHPEIIQGICEEQTRQIIKSFFEAKRRNRDKHSCCGHPVG